In the Pseudomonas sp. ADAK2 genome, one interval contains:
- the mdcA gene encoding malonate decarboxylase subunit alpha, translating to MTTTISPDSRWTRRRSEKQRRLELVKGFADGVVLPTENIVAALEALILPGDRVVLEGNNQKQADFLSRSLAKADPAKLHDLHMIMPSVGRSEHLDLFERGIARKLDFSFAGTQSLRISQLLEDGLLEIGAIHTYIELYARLVVDLIPNVVLSAGFMADRAGNIYTGPSTEDTPALIEPAAFSDGIVIVQVNQLVDDVTDLPRVDIPASWVDFVVVADKPFYIEPLFTRDPRHIKPVHVLMAMMAIRGIYEKHNVQSLNHGIGFNTAAIELILPTYGESLGLKGKICRNWTLNPHPTLIPAIESGWVESVHCFGTELGMENYIAARPDVFFTGRDGSLRSNRMFCQLAGQYAVDLFIGATLQVDGDGHSSTVTRGRLAGFGGAPNMGHDPRGRRHGTPAWLDMRHDDAPEALLERGKKLVVQMVETFQEGGKPTFVETLDAVEVARKSGMPLAPIMIYGDDVTHLLTEEGIAYLYKARSLEERQAMIAAVAGVTVIGMRHNPKDTARMRREGLIALPEDLGIRRTDATRELLAAKSVADLVEWSGGLYNPPAKFRSW from the coding sequence ATGACAACAACAATATCCCCCGACTCGCGATGGACGCGGCGGCGCAGCGAGAAGCAGCGGCGTCTTGAGTTGGTCAAAGGCTTTGCCGACGGCGTGGTGTTGCCCACCGAGAACATCGTCGCGGCGCTGGAGGCGTTGATTCTGCCCGGCGACCGTGTGGTGCTGGAGGGCAATAACCAGAAGCAGGCGGATTTCCTTTCGCGCTCCCTGGCCAAGGCTGACCCCGCCAAGCTGCATGACTTGCACATGATCATGCCCAGCGTCGGCCGCTCCGAGCATCTTGATCTCTTCGAACGCGGCATCGCCCGCAAGCTCGATTTCTCCTTCGCCGGCACCCAGAGCCTGCGTATCAGCCAGTTGCTGGAAGATGGCCTGCTGGAAATCGGCGCGATTCACACCTACATCGAACTCTACGCACGACTGGTGGTGGACCTGATTCCCAACGTCGTGCTCTCGGCCGGTTTCATGGCCGACCGCGCCGGCAACATCTACACCGGCCCGAGCACCGAAGACACGCCCGCATTGATCGAACCGGCGGCGTTCAGCGATGGCATCGTTATCGTCCAGGTCAATCAACTGGTGGACGACGTCACTGACCTGCCCCGCGTCGATATCCCCGCGTCCTGGGTCGATTTCGTGGTGGTGGCGGACAAGCCGTTCTACATCGAACCGCTGTTCACCCGCGACCCACGCCACATCAAGCCTGTGCACGTGTTGATGGCGATGATGGCGATTCGCGGGATCTACGAAAAACACAACGTCCAGTCGCTGAACCACGGCATCGGTTTCAACACCGCCGCCATCGAATTGATCCTGCCGACCTACGGCGAATCCCTCGGCCTCAAAGGCAAGATCTGCCGCAACTGGACGCTCAATCCGCACCCGACCCTGATCCCGGCGATTGAAAGCGGCTGGGTCGAAAGCGTGCATTGCTTCGGCACCGAACTGGGGATGGAAAACTACATCGCCGCCCGGCCCGACGTGTTCTTCACCGGCCGGGACGGCTCGCTGCGCTCCAACCGGATGTTCTGCCAATTGGCCGGGCAGTACGCGGTGGACCTGTTCATTGGCGCGACCCTGCAAGTCGACGGCGACGGCCATTCCTCCACCGTGACTCGCGGACGCCTCGCCGGTTTCGGTGGTGCGCCAAACATGGGCCACGATCCGCGCGGTCGCCGTCACGGCACGCCGGCCTGGCTTGACATGCGTCACGACGATGCGCCGGAAGCCTTGCTCGAACGCGGCAAAAAACTGGTGGTGCAAATGGTCGAGACGTTCCAGGAGGGCGGCAAACCGACTTTCGTCGAAACCCTCGACGCTGTGGAAGTCGCACGCAAAAGCGGTATGCCGCTGGCGCCGATCATGATTTACGGCGACGACGTCACCCACCTGCTGACCGAAGAAGGCATCGCCTATTTGTACAAGGCGCGCTCGCTGGAAGAACGCCAAGCGATGATCGCCGCCGTCGCGGGCGTCACCGTCATCGGCATGCGCCATAACCCGAAAGACACCGCGCGCATGCGCCGCGAAGGCTTGATCGCGTTGCCCGAAGACCTCGGCATCCGCCGCACCGACGCCACCCGCGAATTGCTCGCGGCCAAAAGCGTGGCCGATCTGGTGGAGTGGTCCGGTGGCCTCTACAACCCGCCCGCCAAGTTCAGGAGCTGGTAA
- a CDS encoding triphosphoribosyl-dephospho-CoA synthase, translating to MHALNLQPKTLTLADRLADLAVDALIDEADLSPKPALVDRRGNGAHTDLHLGLMHASALSLWPAFKEMAEAAIEFGDVGLPLREALGRIGREGEQAMLATTNGVNTHRGAIWALGLLVAAAALENTTASAVTLCAARLALLDDRYAPRPLSHGAQVAQRYGAGGAREEAQLGFPSVLQRALPQLKRSRALGHGEQNARLDALLAIMTRLADTCVLYRAGEQGLQTMQLGAQAVLDAGGSASLGGRRRLHDLDEQLIALNASPGGAADLLAACLFIDRIESGAF from the coding sequence ATGCACGCACTTAACCTGCAACCCAAAACTCTCACGCTAGCTGATCGGCTGGCGGACCTGGCGGTGGATGCGCTGATCGACGAAGCGGACCTGTCGCCAAAACCGGCACTGGTGGACCGTCGTGGTAACGGCGCGCACACCGATTTGCACCTTGGGTTGATGCACGCTTCAGCGCTGTCGTTGTGGCCGGCGTTCAAGGAAATGGCCGAAGCGGCCATCGAGTTTGGCGACGTCGGTCTGCCGCTGCGCGAAGCCCTCGGGCGGATTGGTCGGGAAGGGGAGCAAGCGATGCTCGCCACCACCAATGGCGTGAATACTCATCGTGGGGCGATCTGGGCGTTGGGTCTGTTGGTCGCCGCCGCCGCACTGGAAAACACAACCGCCAGCGCCGTCACGCTGTGCGCTGCACGCTTGGCTTTACTCGACGACCGCTACGCACCACGCCCGTTGAGTCACGGCGCCCAAGTCGCCCAACGCTACGGCGCAGGTGGTGCCCGAGAAGAAGCGCAACTCGGCTTTCCTTCCGTGCTGCAACGCGCTCTCCCACAACTCAAACGCAGCCGCGCCCTCGGCCACGGCGAGCAGAATGCACGCCTCGACGCCTTGCTGGCGATCATGACCCGCCTGGCCGACACCTGCGTCCTTTACCGCGCCGGCGAACAAGGCCTGCAAACCATGCAACTCGGCGCCCAAGCGGTACTCGACGCGGGTGGCAGTGCCAGCCTCGGCGGTCGTCGTCGGTTGCATGACTTGGATGAACAACTGATCGCATTGAACGCCTCGCCGGGTGGAGCTGCTGATTTGCTCGCCGCTTGCCTGTTCATCGACCGCATCGAATCCGGAGCTTTCTGA
- a CDS encoding malonate decarboxylase subunit delta yields the protein METLSFEFPAGQPPRGRTLVGCVGSGDLEVLIEPGVAGKLTIQVQTSVNGAEQRWQHLFARMFDGQTPPAMAIDIHDFGATPGVVRLRLEQGFEEIGHD from the coding sequence ATGGAAACCTTATCCTTTGAATTCCCCGCCGGGCAGCCGCCCCGGGGCCGGACGCTGGTGGGCTGTGTCGGCTCGGGCGATCTGGAAGTGCTGATCGAACCGGGTGTGGCCGGCAAGTTGACGATCCAGGTGCAGACCTCGGTGAATGGCGCCGAACAGCGCTGGCAGCATCTGTTTGCGCGGATGTTCGACGGTCAGACACCACCGGCGATGGCCATCGATATCCATGACTTCGGCGCGACACCGGGTGTGGTGCGCCTGCGTCTGGAACAAGGCTTTGAGGAGATTGGCCATGACTGA
- a CDS encoding biotin-independent malonate decarboxylase subunit beta — translation MTDLLRKHSFVELGARQRAKALLDAGTFRELLDPFQRIMSPWLSRQGVVPQADDGVVIAKGSIGGLPVVIAAIEGAFQGGSLGEVGGAKMAGALELAAEDNRNGIPTRAVLLLETGGVRLQEANLGLAAIADIHAAIVDLRQYQPVVGVVAGSVGCFGGMSIAAGLCSYLLVTQEARLGLNGPQVIEQEAGLEEYDSRDRPFIWSLTGGEQRFASGLADRYVADDVAQIQLQVSELLKQGLPEQQRSQQSALFLERLARLDAEPQIEPSVVRDLYQGERS, via the coding sequence ATGACTGATCTCCTCCGCAAACATAGCTTCGTCGAACTCGGCGCGCGGCAGCGGGCGAAAGCCTTGCTCGACGCCGGCACCTTCCGCGAATTGCTCGACCCGTTTCAGCGAATCATGTCGCCATGGCTGTCGCGTCAGGGCGTGGTGCCGCAAGCGGATGACGGCGTGGTGATCGCCAAGGGCAGCATCGGTGGATTGCCGGTGGTGATTGCGGCGATTGAAGGTGCATTCCAGGGTGGCAGCCTCGGTGAAGTCGGCGGCGCGAAAATGGCCGGCGCGCTGGAGTTGGCGGCGGAAGACAACCGCAACGGTATTCCGACCCGCGCCGTGCTGCTGCTGGAAACCGGTGGCGTGCGTTTGCAGGAAGCCAATCTTGGGTTGGCGGCGATTGCGGATATTCATGCGGCGATTGTCGATTTGCGTCAGTACCAACCGGTGGTTGGCGTAGTGGCGGGCAGCGTGGGTTGTTTTGGCGGGATGTCGATTGCGGCCGGGTTGTGCAGTTATTTGCTGGTGACCCAGGAAGCGCGGCTTGGCCTGAACGGTCCGCAGGTGATCGAGCAGGAAGCCGGGCTTGAGGAATACGACTCGCGGGATCGTCCTTTCATCTGGAGCCTGACCGGCGGCGAGCAGCGGTTTGCCAGTGGTTTGGCGGATCGTTATGTCGCCGATGATGTGGCGCAGATTCAGCTGCAGGTCAGTGAATTGCTTAAGCAAGGTTTGCCGGAGCAGCAACGTAGCCAGCAGTCCGCACTGTTTCTGGAGCGCTTGGCGCGATTGGATGCTGAACCGCAAATCGAACCTTCGGTGGTTCGCGATCTGTATCAAGGAGAGCGCTCATGA
- the mdcE gene encoding biotin-independent malonate decarboxylase subunit gamma, which translates to MRGFNWFNALSSGAKPVAGLPASLKVADGFLGDQPVRFIAVVTDSDNRFARARNGEVGLLEGWGLAKAVDEVIAADADKTHKRALIAIVDVPSQAYGRREEALGIHQALAGAADSYARARLAGHAVIGLLVGKAMSGAFLAHGYQANRLIALRDPGVMVHAMGKASAARVTLRSVEELEALAASVPPMAYDIESYASLGLLWETLSVEQIEQPTAQDLTRVTECLNQAISDVAAKGRDLSSRLGASNRAASSKVRELLRAQW; encoded by the coding sequence ATGAGAGGTTTTAACTGGTTTAACGCTTTGAGTAGCGGCGCCAAACCTGTCGCTGGTTTGCCTGCTTCGTTGAAAGTCGCTGACGGCTTCTTGGGTGATCAACCCGTACGATTTATCGCGGTGGTGACTGATTCCGACAACCGCTTCGCCCGTGCCCGCAATGGCGAGGTTGGATTGCTGGAAGGTTGGGGTTTGGCCAAAGCCGTCGATGAAGTCATTGCGGCGGATGCCGATAAAACGCACAAACGCGCCTTGATCGCCATCGTTGATGTTCCGAGCCAGGCCTATGGTCGCCGCGAAGAAGCCCTCGGTATTCACCAGGCATTGGCCGGTGCGGCGGACAGTTACGCTCGCGCTCGACTGGCCGGCCACGCGGTGATCGGTTTGCTGGTGGGCAAGGCGATGTCCGGGGCGTTTCTGGCCCATGGTTATCAAGCCAATCGACTGATTGCCCTGCGCGATCCGGGCGTGATGGTGCATGCCATGGGCAAGGCCTCGGCAGCGCGGGTGACGTTGCGCAGTGTCGAAGAACTCGAAGCCCTGGCCGCCAGCGTGCCGCCGATGGCGTATGACATTGAAAGCTACGCCAGCCTCGGTTTGCTCTGGGAAACCTTGTCGGTGGAGCAGATTGAGCAACCGACGGCGCAAGATCTGACCCGCGTGACTGAATGCCTGAATCAGGCGATCAGCGATGTCGCCGCGAAGGGCCGCGACCTGAGCAGCCGCTTGGGCGCCAGCAACCGCGCGGCGTCGAGCAAGGTGCGTGAACTGCTGAGAGCGCAGTGGTGA
- a CDS encoding malonate decarboxylase holo-ACP synthase has product MVNTFLAHDLLWGMTPEQLPADAPIWATEVLGHDQPVVVRRALCAPGQIAVGVRGPLREQRFATVMAVEAIQRRVKPEDLCHVSIDRDLPALRALTQLRAMLDACGFVWGISGSAGFELASGFEALHERSDLDLILRTPQPLSRVQAQELVKIFDTAACQVDMQLQTPLGAVALREWAGPARRVLLKNASEACLVLDPWNPQEQAA; this is encoded by the coding sequence GTGGTGAATACGTTTCTGGCTCACGACTTGCTCTGGGGCATGACCCCGGAGCAGTTGCCAGCGGATGCGCCGATTTGGGCGACAGAAGTCTTGGGTCACGATCAGCCAGTGGTCGTGCGGCGTGCATTGTGCGCGCCGGGTCAGATTGCAGTCGGCGTGCGCGGGCCGTTGCGTGAACAGCGGTTTGCGACGGTGATGGCGGTCGAGGCGATTCAGCGTCGGGTGAAACCTGAAGATCTTTGTCATGTTTCGATTGATCGGGATCTACCCGCATTGCGTGCCCTGACTCAACTGCGGGCGATGCTTGATGCGTGCGGTTTCGTCTGGGGCATCAGCGGCAGCGCCGGTTTCGAATTGGCCAGCGGTTTTGAAGCATTGCATGAGCGCAGCGACCTCGACCTGATCCTGCGCACACCGCAACCTTTGAGCCGGGTGCAGGCTCAGGAACTGGTGAAGATTTTTGATACCGCTGCGTGTCAGGTCGACATGCAATTGCAGACACCTTTGGGTGCCGTGGCCCTGCGCGAATGGGCAGGTCCTGCGCGGCGAGTTCTGCTGAAAAACGCCAGCGAAGCCTGTCTGGTACTCGATCCGTGGAACCCGCAGGAGCAAGCAGCGTGA